One Cryptococcus tetragattii IND107 chromosome 10, whole genome shotgun sequence DNA segment encodes these proteins:
- a CDS encoding stress response protein NST1, whose amino-acid sequence MSSKSQQPPTGLSKSAAKKRSKKAAKQSQNPQPQSSPQTSSQIPASVPPLPPASVPDPLDPAFFNFPGPGSYPIDVQYDDTAYYGQVDVPLSQGNFPGSYSIDYNLSLQNGSQIAGLSAPFNITHDDLISAANELYKRMADPEFGSDDAYWSSLPPHIRQFIRDAVPFTGSISQSTPGTTSSQRTMYQMAQQIVQAASQGMGLGHGMSANLMPGINANARPFPSPQQTIGEEFGFHRHPDTREEEYDDEEEIEEDHGHPAANGDAPKKKNKKKKKKGANAAAAVPTSVEPPAPLPPLPPPSTLSKIPRAPAPVPQPQPPGHQPQPLSQQPPSLNPPPPPTPAPAPTPTPPSSRAAGKQPMGTNPPVNPPARSARAAGKAPASAAPPHNAHAGHSHNHPPAAKPPPKGKSPATAPPAKIWTQSSAEDRENIRVFWLGLSEAERRDLLRIEKDAVLKKMKEQHRHSCGCAVCGRKKVNIEMELDQLYEQYYDELRSYAAEQRIAANGLRPPPNGAGPFPGSVEVDANGTVTQYDHRAPELHDHDPDDLDGEESEEYDDDDDYADDDELDDDDIGTDEADVGDEIDEPPPPPVTHRQQPRRPPVKTSSRSEGGDDFLSFGSNLATIKGGILTIADDMLKNDGTKFLEMMEQLAIRRSVREEQNLRDMQEETDEEEEEEDDDESRDEPMTEKERAEEGKRMFQIFAARMFEQRVLQAYRERVAKQREEQLLRELEEEEDSKRAKEEKKAKEAQKKKDKKKAQKQKAEEERLAREAALEEEKRQAKLRKEEAERERIRRQEEERVRREAVKRAAQEEAQRQVLERKRRQQEEKEREEEAARKKREREEKAKKEREAREKELKEKEKEKEKKERETKAAKEKAEKERIARETFEKVERDRMAKEAKEKAEKNRQEKLEAARMEKLRKEEATKKEREAVEQAKIIAAQQAQRERAAKAEKNTVDKAAAERVSAARVAPVTATAPALATLGLKSPSKGSTPQSVPPVPQLSPAKGAARPIASATPVRPMQKTPTAYYPQPVPPAGVASFPRMPLAQNFGPPGLRPTYSTGSPAFSPPHANGSSISPNPPSRGFTDPSPPGFDHSLRTAPIGVGFPPVKPSGRIPSVADDAFSPTVPVSRSLSSAGEIGSLISGSATPDDYRPTPPAPIAPPNLGPIGRPSFSDGQTSGLNALRSSSPPSDRVLGSAALGADDEIVQPQQRRPTTSWDMPTAAPGSGRWSASPSIWGSGDPTPASGWGAPGGMPTVGERPGPPPGLSLSPGAGASVLGQRQPSFGGIGSPFASVGAVGSVIGGGMGVTVGSGLVQGHVGGGGYSQGLFSPQQQQQQQLQLQLQLQQQQQQQQ is encoded by the exons ATGTCCTCCAAGTCGCAGCAGCCACCCACCGGCCTCTCAAAGTCGGCAGCCAAAAAGCGCTCAAAGAAGGCGGCAAAGCAGTCTCAGAATCCTCAGCCACAGTCATCACCACAGACGTCCTCTCAAATACCTGCCTctgttcctcctctccctcccgCCTCTGTCCCAGATCCTCTTGATCCCGCATTCTTCAATTTTCCAGGTCCTGGTTCGTATCCTATTGACGTTCAATACGACGATACTGCGTACTACGGCCAAGTCGACGTGCCCCTCAGCCAAGGCAATTTTCCAGGCTCCTATTCTATCGACTATAATCTTTCACTTCAAAACGGTAGTCAGATCGCCGGTTTGTCAGCTCCGTTCAACATCACCCACGACGATCTCATCTCCGCTGCCAACGAGCTTTATAAGAGGATGGCAGACCCGGAATTTGGATCAGACGATGCCTATTGGTCTTCTTTGCCGCCGCATATCCGACAGTTCATCCGTGATGCCGTGCCATTTACCGGCTCCATAAGTCAGAGCACACCAGGTACAACATCAAGCCAAAGGACAATGTACCAGATGGCACAGCAAATAGTACAAGCCGCTAGCCAAGGGATGGGCTTAGGTCACGGAATGAGTGCAAATCTCATGCCTGGGATAAATGCCAATGCCCGGccgtttccttctcctcaacagACCATAGGAGAAGAATTTGGATTCCATCGTCATCCTGAtacgagagaagaagagtacgatgatgaagaggagatcgAAGAGGACCACGGGCATCCCGCCGCGAACGGGGATGcgcccaagaagaaaaacaagaagaagaagaaaaagggagcAAacgctgctgctgctgtacCTACCTCAGTAGAACCgcctgctcctcttcctccccttccgcCGCCGTCTACTCTTTCAAAGATCCCTCGCGCGCCCGCGCCTGTGCCCCAGCCTCAGCCTCCTGGACATCAACCCCAACCTCTCTCGCAACAACCGCCCTCACTtaatcctcctccacctcccacACCTGCTCCAGCTCCTACTCCTACGCCTCCCAGTTCTCGTGCAGCAGGCAAGCAGCCCATGGGAACCAACCCTCCTGTTAATCCCCCTGCTCGATCAGCTCGTGCCGCCGGCAAAGCACCTGCTAGTGCAGCCCCTCCACACAACGCACACGCAGGTCACAGCCACAATCACCCGCCTGCTGCCAAGCCTCCTCCCAAGGGCAAATCTCCTGCCACAGCACCTCCAGCCAAGATATGGACGCAGTCTTCAGCTGAAGACCGAGAAAATATCAGGGTATTCTGGCTTGGACTGTCAGAAGCCGAGCGTCGAGACTTGTTACGTATAGAAAAAGATGCGGTCTtaaaaaagatgaaggagcagCATCGACATTCATGTGGCTGTGCAGTTTGcggcaggaagaaggttaACATCGAAATGGAGCTCGATCAATTATACGAGCAGTATTATGATGAGCTTCGTTCATACGCAGCCGAACAGCGAATCGCCGCTAATGGTCTTCGTCCACCTCCAAATGGTGCCGGCCCTTTCCCAGGAAGCGTTGAGGTCGACGCCAATGGTACCGTTACTCAATATGATCATCGAGCGCCGGAGCTGCATGATCATGATCCAGACGATCTTGACGGCGAAGAAAGCGAGGAatatgatgacgacgacgattatgcggacgatgatgaattggacgatgatgatatcgGAACAGATGAGGCTGATGTGGgggatgagattgatgaacctcctcctccacctgtCACCCATCGTCAGCAGCCTCGGCGACCTCCTGTGAAGACCTCTTCCCGATCTGAGGGTGGGGATGATTTCTTGTCTTTCGGATCTAACCTGGCGACAATCAAAG GAGGTATACTCACCATTGCGGATGATATGCTCAAGAACGACGGGACCAAATTTTTGGAAATGATGGAACAGCTAGCTATTCGGAGATCTGTAAGGGAAGAGCAAAATTTGAGGGATATGCAGGAAGAAacagatgaggaggaggaagaggaagatgatgatgagagtCGAGA CGAGCCTATGACCGAGAAGGAGcgagcagaagaaggtaaaCGAATGTTCCAAATCTTTGCTGCCCGAATGTTCGAACAGCGCGTACTGCAAGCTTATCGCGAGCGGGTCGCAAAGCAGCGCGAAGAGCAGTTGCTTCgtgagctggaggaagaagaggattcAAAGCGTgccaaagaggagaagaaagccAAGGAAGcacagaaaaagaaagacaagaagaa GGCgcaaaagcaaaaggctgaggaagagcgcCTTGCTCGCGAAGCGGcactggaagaagagaaaaggcaagCCAAGCTTcgcaaagaagaagcagagcGAGAACGCATACGaagacaggaagaagagcgtgTTCGACGCGAAGCCGTGAAGCGTGCTGCCCAGGAAGAAGCACAGCGTCAAGTGCTGGAACGTAAGAGAAGgcagcaggaggagaaagaacgggaagaggaggctgCAAGGAAAAAGCGCGAACGCGAGGAGAAGGCTAagaaagagcgagaagcgagagagaaagagctgaaggagaaggaaaaggagaaggagaagaaagaacgTGAAACTAAGGCTGCGAAGGAAAAAgccgaaaaggaaaggatagCGAGAGAGACCTTTGAAAAGGTCGAAAGGGATCGAATGGCGaaagaagccaaggaaAAAGCTGAGAAAAACCGTCAGGAGAAACTGGAAGCCGCTCGGATGGAAAAActgaggaaagaggaggcaACCAAAAAAGAGCGAGAAGCAGTTGAGCAAGCAAAAATTATTGCTGCTCAACAAGCACAACGCGAACGTGCAGCTAAAGCTGAAAAGAACACTGTCGACAAAGCAGCTGCCGAACGGGTTTCCGCTGCTCGCGTGGCTCCTGTTACTGCAACCGCGCCGGCATTAGCGACCTTGGGCCTTAAATCTCCCTCAAAGGGTTCTACTCCGCAGTCTGTACCCCCCGTCCCTCAACTGTCGCCTGCTAAAGGAGCCGCTCGCCCGATCGCCAGTGCCACCCCAGTGCGACCGATGCAGAAAACTCCCACGGCGTACTATCCACAGCCTGTTCCTCCTGCTGGTGTTGCTAGCTTTCCCAGAATGCCTTTGGCGCAAAACTTCGGTCCTCCTGGCCTCCGGCCCACCTATTCCACTGGGTCGCCTGccttttcccctcctcATGCAAATGGCTCTTCGATATCGCCCAACCCGCCCTCAAGGGGATTCACCGATCCGAGTCCGCCAGGGTTTGACCACAGCTTGCGTACGGCTCCTATCGGTGTGGGATTCCCTCCGGTCAAACCTTCGGGTCGTATTCCTTCAGTGGCGGACGACGCGTTTTCCCCTACTGTGCCTGTGTCTCGCAGTCTTTCTAGTGCAGGTGAAATAGGTTCTCTCATCTCTGGATCGGCTACACCTGACGATTACCGCCCGACTCCCCCTGCACCCATTGCACCCCCTAATCTGGGCCCAATCGGACGTCCATCATTTTCAGATGGACAGACATCAGGACTAAACGCTCTCCGCTCCTCATCGCCTCCATCTGACCGAGTTCTAGGTTCAGCCGCTCTTGgagctgatgatgaaattgTTCAACCCCAGCAGCGTAGACCGACAACATCGTGGGACATGCCCACTGCCGCGCCAGGGTCGGGTCGATGGTCTGCTTCCCCGTCCATATGGGGTTCTGGAGATCCGACGCCGGCGTCGGGTTGGGGTGCGCCAGGAGGTATGCCAACAGTCGGAGAAAGGCCTGGTCCGCCACCCGGACTATCGCTTTCTCCTGGTGCGGGAGCGAGCGTTCTCGGTCAGAGACAACCCTCATTCGGCGGGATAGGTTCGCCGTTTGCTAGCGTAGGCGCTGTAGGAAGTGTGATTGGTGGAGGAATGGGTGTTACAGTCGGTAGTGGTCTGGTCCAAGGGCACGTGGGTGGTGGCGGATATTCGCAGGgacttttctctcctcaacagcaacaacaacaacagctgCAATTACAATTGCAattacaacaacaacagcagcagcagcagtag